Proteins encoded within one genomic window of Bacteroidota bacterium:
- a CDS encoding proline--tRNA ligase, with protein MAKDLPKRSENYSEWYNQIVIKADLAEHSAVRGCMVIKPYGYAIWEKMQAALDKMFKDTGHVNAYFPLFVPKSFLEKEEGHAEGFAKECAVVTHYRLKADPDHKGKLIVDKDAKLEEELIVRPTSEAIIWNTYKGWIQSYRDLPLLINQWANIVRWEMRTRLFLRTTEFLWQEGHTAHATREEAIVETEKMLGVYAFFAENFLALPVLKGAKTANERFAGALETYCIEALMQDGKALQAGTSHFLGQNFAKAFDVKFSSKEGKLDYVWATSWGVTTRLIGALVMAHSDDEGLVLPPKLAPIQVAIIPIYKTEEELKMISEKVLQIKKELLAKGISVKYDDSDKRSPGWKFAEYEFKGVPVRIAIGPRDMQNGTVEVARRDTREKMVLQQTDLVNKVEHLLENIQSNLYQKAISFREQNTISVDTYDEFKKAVEKGGFILAHWDGTSETEEKIKEETKATIRCIPLNNKQESGKCILTGKPSSQRVVFAVAY; from the coding sequence ATGGCTAAAGATTTACCAAAAAGAAGCGAAAACTACTCCGAATGGTACAACCAGATCGTTATTAAAGCTGACCTGGCGGAGCATTCTGCCGTAAGGGGCTGCATGGTCATCAAGCCATACGGGTATGCAATTTGGGAAAAGATGCAGGCAGCACTTGATAAAATGTTCAAGGATACCGGACATGTGAATGCTTACTTTCCGTTGTTTGTTCCTAAAAGTTTTCTTGAAAAGGAAGAAGGCCATGCCGAAGGGTTTGCCAAAGAATGTGCGGTGGTTACGCATTATCGTTTGAAAGCAGACCCGGATCATAAAGGAAAACTGATTGTTGATAAAGACGCAAAACTGGAAGAAGAATTAATTGTGCGTCCCACTTCGGAAGCAATTATCTGGAATACGTATAAAGGATGGATTCAATCCTACAGAGATTTGCCGCTACTGATAAATCAATGGGCGAATATTGTGCGGTGGGAAATGCGCACACGTTTGTTTTTGCGCACTACTGAATTTCTCTGGCAGGAAGGTCACACCGCACATGCCACAAGGGAAGAAGCAATCGTTGAAACAGAAAAAATGCTGGGGGTGTATGCTTTCTTCGCAGAAAATTTTTTAGCGCTTCCGGTTTTGAAAGGAGCGAAAACAGCGAATGAAAGATTCGCGGGCGCGCTGGAAACGTATTGCATTGAAGCGCTCATGCAGGATGGCAAAGCATTGCAGGCAGGCACTTCTCACTTTCTCGGTCAGAATTTTGCAAAAGCATTTGATGTAAAGTTCTCCAGCAAGGAAGGAAAACTAGATTATGTATGGGCAACTTCATGGGGAGTTACCACACGGCTGATTGGCGCGCTTGTGATGGCGCATTCGGATGATGAAGGATTGGTGCTTCCTCCGAAACTTGCACCGATACAAGTGGCTATCATTCCGATTTATAAAACAGAAGAAGAACTGAAAATGATTTCAGAAAAAGTATTGCAGATAAAAAAAGAACTTTTGGCAAAAGGGATTTCAGTGAAGTATGACGACAGCGACAAGCGTTCGCCCGGCTGGAAGTTTGCGGAATATGAATTCAAAGGTGTGCCTGTAAGGATTGCGATTGGTCCGCGCGATATGCAGAACGGAACGGTTGAAGTGGCGCGCAGGGACACACGCGAGAAAATGGTGTTGCAGCAAACCGATCTTGTAAATAAAGTAGAACATTTGCTTGAAAATATTCAGAGCAATCTTTATCAGAAAGCGATTTCGTTCCGCGAGCAGAATACCATCAGCGTGGATACGTATGATGAATTTAAAAAAGCGGTGGAGAAAGGCGGATTCATTCTCGCGCACTGGGACGGCACTTCTGAAACCGAAGAAAAAATAAAAGAAGAAACCAAAGCCACCATCCGCTGCATTCCGCTTAACAATAAACAGGAAAGCGGCAAGTGTATTCTAACGGGAAAGCCATCATCACAAAGAGTGGTGTTTGCGGTGGCGTATTAA